In Methanomicrobia archaeon, the genomic window GAGGGGAGAGCGGTAGTACTCGGAGATTGTTAACCAGAGAAGGAGGAAGACAGCTATGGAGAGGATCTGATAGATTGTTTTAGCTCTCATTGTTATATGCTTACAAATGCATCTTCGGGATCCGGTACTTCTGCTATGATCCCTCGAGCCTTTGTAAACTCAAATATGGCCATCGCCGCCCCTTTGTTCTGATCGGTAATTGGCGTGAGGGATACAGAATAATGATTGCAGTAAGCCGTTTTGTAATAATCTGCAGTGCCACCGAATTCTTCAGCATACCACGCGCATATCTCATCCATATGCGCCTCTCCATACGCTTTCGACTGTATGAGATCATTTATTACCGCTTCTGCCTGGTCTTGGTGTGTTTCGAAGAAGTCTGAGTTGACCACGAGAAGTGACGCGGGTGTATATTCGCCGTACTCATCCTTGAATGCTTCATCAACATTCCATATCACCCGGTATTTATCACTATAATAGGTCTTAACAGATACGTCGCCGAGCATTAAAGAGGCATCGATATCTCCACTATCCAAGAGTGTGGGGAGTAATGGGGGAGCTTTATCTACGAGTTCAATATCTTCTTCACTTATACCATATTCCCTTCTCAGCATCTCCAAGAAGATAGTCGTGCTGGTGGTTTTAAGACCAGGAACGCCCACTTTCTTTCCCTTGAGGTCCTCCGGAGTGAAAATGTCACTATCTTTCCGTGCGTATACCCTAGCG contains:
- a CDS encoding ABC transporter substrate-binding protein, whose amino-acid sequence is MSVNRRLILLAVVLVIVAGGIGIFIQNPEPQPPVRIVTGPFFAHQILTYPLENELVKPQTEVVIENTVNHNEHMMAGGGDIGEMSTAAFAIAYEKGIPLKAAYIYISHHGLNSGEGVARVYARKDSDIFTPEDLKGKKVGVPGLKTTSTTIFLEMLRREYGISEEDIELVDKAPPLLPTLLDSGDIDASLMLGDVSVKTYYSDKYRVIWNVDEAFKDEYGEYTPASLLVVNSDFFETHQDQAEAVINDLIQSKAYGEAHMDEICAWYAEEFGGTADYYKTAYCNHYSVSLTPITDQNKGAAMAIFEFTKARGIIAEVPDPEDAFVSI